GATGCAAATGTAGAAAACATTAAAAAGCAGCTTGATAAGTTCATCGGTTTTGACGGTAAGACAGCCTTTGCCGTAAACAATAAAGACTGGCTTGAAAACCTTAATTACATTGATTTCCTCCGGGACATCGGATCCTGTTTCAGCGTAAACAAGATGCTTACTTTTGAAGAATACCGTCTCCGTCTTGAAAGGGGACTTTCTTTCCTTGAATTTAACTATCAGCTTCTTCAGGCATATGATTTTTACATGCTCCATCAGAAGTATGGAACCTGTCTTCAGATTGGTGGTGCTGATCAGTGGGGTAATATTACAGCCGGAGTAGATCTTATCCGCCGCAAGCTTGGGGGTACAACTGAACTTAATGAACTCCATCAGTCTTTCGGACTTACATTCCCTCTCATCATGCGTGCAGACGGCAAAAAAATGGGTAAGAGTGAAAAGGGTGCAATCTTCCTTGATCCTTCCCTTACTTCCGTATATGACTTTTTCCAGTACTGGCGCAATGTACCGGATGCTGATGTCCGTAAATTCTTCCTGCTGTTTACATTCCTTCCTGTTGCAGAAATTGATCAGATTCTTGCGGGAGATATTAATGAGGCAAAGGCCCGTCTTGCTTTTGAAGTTACAAAAGAAATTCACGGAGAAGAGGAAGCTGTAAAGGCCCGTGAAGGTGCAAAAGCTGCTTTCTCCGGAGAAGGAGATAAATCTTCGATGCCAACTGTTGAACTTTCAAAGGCCGATGTAGAAAAGGGAATGGGAGTCCTTAATCTTTTCTCTTCTGCTAAGCTTTGTTCTTCTAACGGGGAGGCACGCCGTCTTGTTGAGCAGGGAGGAGCTTCCGTTAACGGAAATAAGATTACTGACGTTAAGGCCGTCATTACTCTTGCAGACTGTGATGCTGATGGAGAACTTACTTTAAAGGCCGGTAAAAAGAAATTCTGCCGTGTTGTTTTAAAATAGTTAATTTACAGAATATCATATAAAAAAAGCTTCTGACTGCCGGATACAGTCGGAAGCTTTTTTTGTCTGTTTTTTTATTTATTTTGCAACAGATTATTTTTTTGTTTTATTTGTTATTTTAGAAAACAGTCTCTTAAAGAACTGACCGATACGTACGAATATATCGCAGAGCCATTTAAGTATTTTCATCAGAAGTGAGGGATTTCTAAGGCGTTCAAGCCTTTTATATCCTTCCATAAGCTCTTCATCAGTAAATTCCTTGCGCTGATTATTTTCTTCTATTTCCATTTCAAGCTGGTGGACTTTATCAATTGGAGATGCAATAACTATGGCGTTTATGCTTTCCCAGCCTATGGCTTTTGCTGCTTCCAGCCGACGTTCTCCTGCGATAAGTTCGTGGTTGGAATTTATCGTAATAGGATTAAGCAGTCCAAATGAGCGCAGACTGTCTTTTAAAGAGGACAGATCCCCTAAATCTTTTCTGACTCTTTTTTTTACTTTTACGTCGCTTATTTTTATCAGCATAATCTCTCCGATTAGATTCTATTGCAAAAGCCAGTTATACATCAAGTCAGCATCTTCACTTTCTTCAGAAAGGTCTCCTTCATAAGAAGAAGCACGTTCTGCTGAAGTCAGGTCGTAATTAAGGAAGTCAATGTCATAGCCAAGTTCTTCGCCTGCTTCAAACTGGAACTGATATCCTGCCTGCATTCCCTCAATCTGAAGACGGGTTATACCAATCATGTTTGCCGTATTATTTGTATGGTATGTACATAATTCTCCCGGTTCCGTACCTGCAAGATAGTAGGCAGTAATTTTATGATCACCGCATTCAGGAGTTATAAGCCCGCCGCTTTTTGTACATACATCGTATTTTACAACACCTTCCGGAATGTCATTATTAAATGCTTTCCACCGTAATCCTTCATGTATGTAATTCATAAAGTCTCCCCATGCAACACCTGCAAGGGTTGAACCTGTGAGCCTCAAGCCAAGGGATTGTCCCGGTCTGTCAAATCCAAACCAGAATACTGAAGTGTAATATGGAGTAAAACCGACAGTCCATGCATCTGCCCAGTTCTGGGTTGTACCGGTTTTACCGGCGGCAGGCATAAGGAAGGTTTGACCTGTCTGTGAATCTGTAAAGCGGAATTTATTTCCTTTGCCCCTGCGTTCATTAAGGCAGTATGCTGTTGATTCCCAGTCTGAACCGAATCTAAGCGTTCCGGAATCAACAGTCTGTTTCAGCATTTCCTGCATGATGAAGGCTGTCTGATGTGAGATTACCTGGGCAGCGCTTCCTTTTGCCTTCAGGGCGATTTTAGCATCTTTTTCAGGATTGAGTATAATGTTGCCGTTCTGATCTTCTACAGTGCGTATTGCAATCGGAACTACTTCATAGCCGTTATTTGCGATTGTTGAGAATGCTTTTGCAACTTCTATAGGACGTACGGAACATACGCCAAGACCAAACGGATAGACTGGTTCAAAATTGCGTTCATCCAGTTCCTTCTGAGGAATTCCGTAGAGGGCGCTTGTTCTGCTGATTGCGGCACTGAAACCTATGCTGTCAAGTACTTTAAGTGAAGGAACATTCATGGAGTGAGCAAGGGCGTACCATATTTCTACGTCACCTTCCCAGACTCCCTTGAAGTCCTGAGGAATGTAAGGAGAGCCGTCTTCTTTATGGAATACTACCGGAGTATCACTTACAATCGTACTCCAGGTATACTGTCTTGAATCGATTGCTGCAGAATAGTAAAGAGGTTTTATTGTCGAACCCGGCTGGAGTTTAGCCTGAACAGCCCTTATGAACTGATTCTGCTGGTCATATTTGGAACCGCCTACAAGAGCGTTAATGTATCCGGTTGAATTCTGAACGGATATCATAGTTCCTTCAATAGTTGTTTTTTCGTCATTCTCACGTATCAGGGCATTTCCCTTTGTAACGATATTCGTTTTAAGAGATTCCATGCCGTTCATGAGGGCAACGAGGTCTATTATAGGATTTATATCTGTGCGGTATTTTTTAATTACAGTGTTTTTTGCCCGCTGGTCATTAACGTGAAGGTCAGGAAGATTGAATACGAGCATGCAGAGTTCTGAGAAAGGTGTATATTTTTTAAATGCATCCCTGTCTTTTACAGCCATTGAGTCCCGGTACCTGTCATTTGCATAATTTATATATTCATGCATTATTTTTTCAGCTTCCCGCTGATGAGACAGGTTAAGGGTAGTGTTAACGACAAATCCGCCTGAATACAAATCATTGCTTCCGTAAAGCATTCCGCTGAGTTCACGGCGTACATACTCACTGAACCACGGTGCCTCGTCCGTCCTCATGTCATAGGCAGATGTACTTGTACGCGTATAGTCAAAGGATCCCCAGTACTCTTCAAAAGAATCCTCGCTTTCCTGTTTTGTAATGTATCCTTCTTCAACCATCGCATTGAGGACGCTTATCTGCCTCTGCTGGGCTCTGTTCGGATGTTCAAAAGGATTATAGTAAACCGGGTTAGAAAGCTGAATAACAAGAATTGCTGCTTCTGCAGGCGTAATTTCCATAGGGCCGTGTCCGAAATAGTATTTACATGCTGCGTTTACTCCGTAGGTTCCTCCTCCGAAGTAGATTTTGTTCATGTAAAGTTCCATTATTTCATTTTTAGAGAAGCGGCGTTCCATCTGAATGGCCCACCACAATTCCTTCAGCTTGCGTTTTGCAGAAATTTCCGTACGGTCACAGTAAAGGGTTCCTGCAATCTGCTGAGTGAGTGTTGAACCTCCTCCCAGTGAAGAGCGGGTAAGTACACCGAATACTGCGCGGAAAAGAGCCTTTGTACTGAATCCCGGATGTTCGTAGAAAATGTGGTCTTCCCGGGTTATGAGGGCATCCTTCATAAGCTGAGGAAGATCATCCAGGGCTATAATCTCTCTTTTTTCATCGCTGGAAAACTCTGTAATAAGTTCTCCGTTTATATCTGTGATTCTTGTAGGAAGTGCTGTTTCGAATTCCGTGAAATTTTCAATATTTTCTATATTTTTTGTGGCAGAAAGAGCTAGTCCGAGCATTGAGCCTATGAGTAATGCGTTAAAAAACGAAAGGAAAATAACTGCATAAGGCCATATTTTTCTTTTATTCATAGTAAGATATTTTAATGATTATTGTGTTTTTTA
Above is a window of Treponema rectale DNA encoding:
- a CDS encoding ParB N-terminal domain-containing protein, yielding MLIKISDVKVKKRVRKDLGDLSSLKDSLRSFGLLNPITINSNHELIAGERRLEAAKAIGWESINAIVIASPIDKVHQLEMEIEENNQRKEFTDEELMEGYKRLERLRNPSLLMKILKWLCDIFVRIGQFFKRLFSKITNKTKK
- a CDS encoding penicillin-binding protein 1A, which translates into the protein MNKRKIWPYAVIFLSFFNALLIGSMLGLALSATKNIENIENFTEFETALPTRITDINGELITEFSSDEKREIIALDDLPQLMKDALITREDHIFYEHPGFSTKALFRAVFGVLTRSSLGGGSTLTQQIAGTLYCDRTEISAKRKLKELWWAIQMERRFSKNEIMELYMNKIYFGGGTYGVNAACKYYFGHGPMEITPAEAAILVIQLSNPVYYNPFEHPNRAQQRQISVLNAMVEEGYITKQESEDSFEEYWGSFDYTRTSTSAYDMRTDEAPWFSEYVRRELSGMLYGSNDLYSGGFVVNTTLNLSHQREAEKIMHEYINYANDRYRDSMAVKDRDAFKKYTPFSELCMLVFNLPDLHVNDQRAKNTVIKKYRTDINPIIDLVALMNGMESLKTNIVTKGNALIRENDEKTTIEGTMISVQNSTGYINALVGGSKYDQQNQFIRAVQAKLQPGSTIKPLYYSAAIDSRQYTWSTIVSDTPVVFHKEDGSPYIPQDFKGVWEGDVEIWYALAHSMNVPSLKVLDSIGFSAAISRTSALYGIPQKELDERNFEPVYPFGLGVCSVRPIEVAKAFSTIANNGYEVVPIAIRTVEDQNGNIILNPEKDAKIALKAKGSAAQVISHQTAFIMQEMLKQTVDSGTLRFGSDWESTAYCLNERRGKGNKFRFTDSQTGQTFLMPAAGKTGTTQNWADAWTVGFTPYYTSVFWFGFDRPGQSLGLRLTGSTLAGVAWGDFMNYIHEGLRWKAFNNDIPEGVVKYDVCTKSGGLITPECGDHKITAYYLAGTEPGELCTYHTNNTANMIGITRLQIEGMQAGYQFQFEAGEELGYDIDFLNYDLTSAERASSYEGDLSEESEDADLMYNWLLQ
- the tyrS gene encoding tyrosine--tRNA ligase — translated: MNKAIETLKERGFFNQCTDLDALSAKMDKGPVTFYVGCDPTGQSLHIGHMVPFFALKWLRSFGHIGVALIGGGTGRIGDPSGKTEMRKMLDYDQIDANVENIKKQLDKFIGFDGKTAFAVNNKDWLENLNYIDFLRDIGSCFSVNKMLTFEEYRLRLERGLSFLEFNYQLLQAYDFYMLHQKYGTCLQIGGADQWGNITAGVDLIRRKLGGTTELNELHQSFGLTFPLIMRADGKKMGKSEKGAIFLDPSLTSVYDFFQYWRNVPDADVRKFFLLFTFLPVAEIDQILAGDINEAKARLAFEVTKEIHGEEEAVKAREGAKAAFSGEGDKSSMPTVELSKADVEKGMGVLNLFSSAKLCSSNGEARRLVEQGGASVNGNKITDVKAVITLADCDADGELTLKAGKKKFCRVVLK